The following proteins are co-located in the Theropithecus gelada isolate Dixy chromosome 19, Tgel_1.0, whole genome shotgun sequence genome:
- the ZNF221 gene encoding zinc finger protein 221 codes for MTTFKEAVTFKDVAVVFTEDELGLLDPAQRKLYQDVMLENFRNLLSVGNQPFHQDTFHFLRKEKLRIMKTTSQRGGNSGGKIQIEMETVPEAGPHEEWSCQQIWEQIASDLTRSQDSIRNSSELLIEGDVLCQIEAGLSISHVQQKSYQCNECKQSFGDVSVFDLHQQLHSGEKSHTCDECRKSFCYISALRTHQRVHMGEKHYKCDVCGKEFNQSSHLQTHQRVHTEEKPFKCEQCGKGFHSRSALNVHCKLHTGEKPYNCEECGKAFIHDSQLQEHQRIHTGEKPFKCDICGKSFRVRSRLNRHSMVHTGEKPFRCDICGKNFRQRSALNSHSMVHVGEKPYKCEQCGKGFICRRDFCKHQMVHTGEKPYNCKECGKTFRWSSCLLNHQRVHSGQKPFKCEECGKGFYTNSQRSSHQRSHNGEKPYKCEECGKGYKRRLDLEFHQRVHTGERPYNCKECGKSFGWASCLLKHRRLHSGEKPFKCEECGKRFTQSSQLHSHQTCHTGEKLYKCEQCEKGYNSKFNLDMHQRVHRGERPYNCKECGKSFGWASCLLKHQRLHSGEKPLKCGVWEEISEFTAPFTSESLCGKKAIQM; via the exons ATGACCACATTCAAA GAGGCAGTGACCTTCAAAGATGTGGCCGTGGTCTTCACTGAGGATGAGCTGGGGCTCCTGGACCCTGCCCAGAGGAAGCTGTACCAAGACGTGATGCTAGAGAACTTTAGGAACCTGCTCTCAGTAG GGAATCAACCATTCCACCAAGATACTTTCCACTTCTTAAGGAAGGAAAAGTTGCGGATTATGAAGACAACAAGCCAAAGAGGAGGGAATTCAG GAGGGAAGATCCAAATTGAGATGGAGACTGTTCCAGAAGCAGGACCACATGAAGAGTGGTCCTGTCAGCAAATATGGGAACAAATTGCAAGTGACCTAACCAGGTCTCAAGACTCCATAAGGAACAGCTCTGAGTTACTCATAGAAGGTGACGTCCTCTGCCAGATTGAGGCAGGACTATCTATAAGTCATGTGCAACAGAAATCTTACCAGTGTAATGAATGTAAACAGTCCTTTGGTGATGTTTCTGTCTTTGATCTTCATCAACAATTACACTCGGGAGAGAAGTCTCATACATGTGATGAGTGTAGAAAAAGCTTCTGTTACATCTCAGCCCTTCGTACTCATCAGAGAGTCCATATGGGAGAAAAACACTATaagtgtgatgtgtgtggtaaGGAATTTAATCAGAGCTCACATCTTCAAACTCATCAGAGGGTCCATACTGAAGAGAAACCATTCAAATGTGAGCAGTGTGGGAAAGGCTTCCATAGTAGATCAGCACTTAATGTTCATTGCAAGTTACACACAGGAGAGAAGCCTTATAATTGtgaggaatgtgggaaagccttcattCACGATTCACAGCTTCAGGAACATCAGAGAATCCATACTGGGGAGAAGCCATTCAAATGTGATATATGTGGTAAGAGCTTCCGTGTTAGATCAAGACTTAATAGGCATTCCATGGttcacacaggagaaaaaccaTTCAGATGTGATATATGTGGCAAGAACTTTCGTCAGAGATCAGCACTTAATAGTCATTCCATGGTCCACGTAGGAGAGAAGCCATACAAATGTGAGCAGTGTGGAAAAGGCTTCATTTGTAGGCGAGATTTTTGTAAGCATCAGATGgtccacacaggagagaaaccatataattgtaaagaatgtgggaagaCCTTCAGATGGTCCTCATGTCTTTTGAACCATCAGCGAGTCCACAGTGGacaaaaacccttcaaatgtgaagaatgtgggaaGGGATTTTATACAAATTCACAACGATCTTCCCATCAGAGATCCCACAATGGAGAAAAGCCATATAAGTGTGAGGAGTGTGGTAAGGGCTATAAAAGGAGGTTGGATCTTGAGTTTCACCAGAGGGTCCACACGGGTGAGAGACCCTACAattgtaaggaatgtgggaagagcTTTGGCTGGGCCTCCTGTCTTTTGAAACATCGGAGACTCCACAGTGGAGAAAAACCTTTCAAATGTGAAGAGTGTGGAAAGAGATTTACTCAGAGTTCACAACTTCATTCCCATCAGACATGCCATACTGGAGAAAAGCTATACAAATGTGAGCAGTGTGAGAAGGGGTACAACAGTAAATTTAATCTTGACATGCACCAGAGGGTCCACAGGGGAGAGCGACCCTATAATTGTAAGGAATGTGGAAAGAGCTTTGGCTGGGCTTCATGTCTTTTGAAACATCAGAGACTCCACAGTGGAGAAAAGCCATTGAAATGTGGAGTGTGGGAAGAGATCTCAGAATTCACAGCACCATTTACATCAGAAAGTCTATGTGGAAAAAAAGCCATACAGATGTGA